GCCGCGCGTGGTCGTGGACTCGCCCGACCGCACCGCGCTCGCGGCCGCGCTCGAAGCCGAGGGGCTCGTGTTCACCACGGGCCGCCAGGGCCTGATCGTCGACGCGCCCGACCCCGCGCACATCGGCCACCTCGCCTTCGTCGCCGGCATCGAGCTGCACGCGCTGTCCCGCCAGAAGTCGGCGCTCGAGGACTCGTTCCTGAACCTCGTCGGCGAGCGCGGGGTCTCCGCCGAGGACGACGGCGCGGATGCCGCCGAAGCGACGGATGCCGCTGCGACGACGGACGAACCGGGCACGACCGGGCCCGCCGACGACGACGCTGCGGAGCATCCGTCACCGCCCGACCAACCCGACCCGGCCGACGGGAAGGGGGCCGAGTGATGCGCCTCTTCCCCGCGATCGGCGCAGAGTTCGCCAAGATCTTCACCACCCGCATGTGGTGGGTGCTCGCGCTCATCCTGGTCGTCTACATCGGGCTGCTCGCCGGCGGACTGGCGGCGTTCTTCGGCTGGACAATCGCCAACCCCGAGGTGAGCGGCGCTGGCGGCGCGACGGCGATCCCGCCGGAGTCCGACCTGGCGGGCCTCATGTACAGCTTCGCCACCTCGGTCGGCTACGTGTTCCCCGTGCTGCTCGGCGCGCTCGCGGTCACCAGCGAGTTCCGGCACCAGACGCTCACGCCGACCTTCCTCGCCAACCCGCACCGTGCGGTCGTGCTCTGGGCGAAGTTCTCGGCGCTGTTCGTGGTCGGCGGCGTCGTGTTCGGCGTCCTCGGGTGGGTCTCCTCGGTCGGCCCGGCGGCCGGGGCGCTCGCCCTGTGGGACCTCGACCCCGTGCTCGACGACCCGGACACCTGGGCGATGGTCGGTCGCGGCATCCTCGCGATGGCGCTCTGGGCCGCGGTCGGCGTGGGCCTCGGCGCGCTCGTGCCGAACCAGGTCGCCGCGATCGTGATCGTGATCGCGTTCACCCAGTTCGTCG
This portion of the Agromyces rhizosphaerae genome encodes:
- a CDS encoding ABC transporter permease, translated to MRLFPAIGAEFAKIFTTRMWWVLALILVVYIGLLAGGLAAFFGWTIANPEVSGAGGATAIPPESDLAGLMYSFATSVGYVFPVLLGALAVTSEFRHQTLTPTFLANPHRAVVLWAKFSALFVVGGVVFGVLGWVSSVGPAAGALALWDLDPVLDDPDTWAMVGRGILAMALWAAVGVGLGALVPNQVAAIVIVIAFTQFVEPVLRLVATLNDVTAEIGKYLPGAASDALVGASFYQIAAMGSGEILEWWQGGLVLAAIAVVTTLIGYFTSWRRDVT